GCGACCGACACGGCCTTCGTCATCGGGTGCCTCGCGCTCTTCGGTAATCGCATCCCGGCCAGCCTGCGACTGTTCTTGCTGTCGCTGGCAATCTTCGATGATGTCGGGGCGATCCTGGTCGTCGCGCTGGGCTACGGCGCGTCCCTGAATTGGGCCGGTCTCGGCTTGGCGATCGCGGGCCTCGCGGTTGTTGCTGTTTCGGCTCGCGTCGGGATCAGGAGCATACCCGTCTACTTTCTTTTGGGAGGCATGATCTGGTTGTTCATCGATGCCTCGGGCATCCATGCGACGGTCGCCGGCGTCGTTCTCGGCCTGATGACGCCGGCACGAGCCTGGGTGAGCGATGCGCGGTTGCGGGGCATTCTCGAACGCGTGCTCGCCTACCCGGTCGGCGAGCATTGGAGCGGAGACACCGCCGACCGTCGCGATCTGCGAACGGCCGGCGTCGCCGTCACCGAGTCGCTTTCGCCGGTGGAGCGTTTGGAGCTGATGCTTCATCCCTGGGCGGGATTTGTGATCATGCCGATCTTCGCGCTGGCCAATGCCGGCGTCTCGATCTCCGTCGACGACATTGGGCAGCCGGTTTCGGTCGCGATCGTCGTCGGCCTGGTTCTCGGCAAACCGATCGGCGTCATGGCCTTCAGCTGGCTTGCCGCCCGCACCGGCTTGGCAACAAAGGCGCCGGACCTGAGTTGGCGTTTCATGACGGCCGGGGCATTCTTGACCGGGATTGGCTTTACGATGGCGGTGTTCATCGCTGGCCTGGCCTATTCCCCTGCGATGATCGATGCGGCGAAGATAGGGATTCTCTTCGGGTCGGTGATTTCGGCCGCCCTTGGCCTTTCGATGCTGGTCTGGCTGACGTCCCGCAGACCGGCAACTTGATTTCCCGTCCGGCTGATCGCTCTGCCCCCTTCGGGCACAGGATGGGGACCGAAACCCTAGATTAAGTCTGATATCTCACCAAATTTTATCGCTCCCCCCAAGAGTTTTTTGATCCGAAAATACTTTTTTCGCCAGTAAGATTGGAAAATTTCAGAACTCTCGATGGATTTTAATAATTTAGAATTCGGATTGACTTTTCGGCCAAAGTGAATTATATAAATATCGTTCGCTCTTGGCCTGACTTGCAGGCTGTCCCCAGCGGGATTTCCCTCCAAGACATAGCTGAATTCGGATATCCGCCGCGCGGTTGTCGCGCGGCCGATGGCGCACGTTCGCGCTCCAAGTAAAGGAAGATCCCATGAAAACGGGTTCCGTGAAATTCTACAACACGTCTCGCGGTTACGGCTTCATTCAGCCGGAAGATGGCTCGCCGGATGTCTTTATCCATGCGACCGCGCTTGAAGACGCGGGCCTGCGTGGCCTGGCTGAAGGTCAGAAGCTCAGCTTCGATGTGAAGACTGATCCGCGTAGCGGAAAGACCGCGGCCAGCAACGTGCAAATGGTTGCCTGAACGCAACCGCTTCAACGGCGTCCGGCAAAGCCGGCGTCCGAAGACCTGGAACCCGGCGGCATCGGTCCGCCGGGTTTTTTGTTCGGCGACAAGGGAGCTGGTCCGGATGGCGCCGACACGCGAGCGGCCGTCGCCAATCGGAACTTCGTTTGCGGCGACCGGTAGGCCAATTGCGAAGCAGCCGCCACCCAAGCGCGAACCGAATAAGAACCGGATGAAGCCCCCCTCCGACCGACCGGAGGGCGACAACATCCTCGAGGCTGAAATGCCGCTTTGGGCACCGCTCCAATTCTGGAGCGAAGTGATGTCGAAACCAGGCGTGCCCCCCCAACTCATTGGTGAGACATCATCGGTTCTTGGCGATTTCGCCAAGCGACTCCCTGATCCCCTCCAAGGCCTCACGAATTTTGAATAGCTGAAAGGCCGCAAACTCCGCGGCATTGGCAATTCGCGCGTCCGTATGGGGAAACTCGGATGCCGAATATGCGGGATTGAATTCGGCATTCATCTTTTGGTCCCAGCGTTCTTGTGCGCCCATTAGATCTTCTCCAAGTGGAACTGCGGGATAATGAAAATGAGAGTTCAGCTAATGTCCGTCCTCCGGATCTTGAGCAGCTAAGCGATTGAATCTATTGGAGGCCGGGCTCAGCCGGATTGTCATTCTAGGCGGTCGCCTCGCGATGCAGCAAGCGCCGCTGGCTCGATGGTGTCACGCTTGATCCTTTGACGTTCCAACAGGATTGTTTGACACATCCGAGGGAGACGTCGGCCGGTATAAGATTGTCGAGGTTCGGCGCTGAGGCCGGACAATGTCGAGCCCATCGTCAAATGACAGGTGCAAACCCTCGCGATGGCGGTCATCTTTCATTTTCGCCCTTCGCCGCAGCGTTGAAACACATCTTCAATCCCGCCAACAGCGGACTTTGCAGCACGGCATTTGCGGCTGCCGTTCAGCGCCATGAGTTGCCATGGCACCCGAAAAACGTCGGGGGATTGTCGGGGCAACCTTGGCCGCTTCAACAACTTGCGAATGACGGAGGGACATTATCGACATCGTATGTCCACACGCGGAATGAATTCAGGACATGTTGGCCGAATGAATTTATCAGCGGCGTGTCCACGGCGTCGCGCCCCCGCGCCACGACGATACGTCCAATGCGCGGCACATTATTGCGGGGATCAAACGTCATCCAACGGCCGCCGAGATACACCTCGATCCACGCGCTGAAGTCCATCGGGTCGAGGACGGGGACGCCGATGTCGCCGAGATACCCGTTAACGTAGCGCGCCGGGATGTTCATGCAGCGGCAGAACGCGATGGCGAGATGCGCGTAGTCGCGGCATACGCCGATGCCCTCTTGATAGGCCTCGAACGCCGTCCGGGTGGCGCGGGCGCTCATGTAGTCGAAGCTTATATGCTGGTTCACAAAATCACAGATTGCTTGCACACGGCCCCAGCCAGGGCTGACGTGTTCGAAGATGTCCCAGGCTATCTGGCTTAGCCTGTCCGTCTCGCAGTACCGGCTGCCCATCAGATAGATGAGGCAGTCGTCCGGCAAATCGGCAACAGGAATTTCGGCCGCATCCCAACAGATTGGGTCGGGGTTCCCGTGATCTTCGATCGTGCCATCCCCCGAGAGAGAGAAATCGCCGGGCGGCGCCACGAGGCGGCGGCAGAGATTGCCGTACAAATCCCAGTATGTGGTGGTCGCGACCTCCGGCTGCGTGACCATCTGCTCCGCCGATCGGACGTCGACAGCCCTTTCGGGATGCACCCCTAAAAGACACACCAAAGGCGTTGGTCCGGCGCAGGTTATGGAGATTTCATAGCCGTATCGGATCAGCATTATATAGCCGTTCAACAAGAAACACCGCGACCGGGGATGTGGCTGGGTTTCAGTTTCTCATTTGGTGTGGCATCGCCGCAAGGAACGCCGCACCTAAAGTTGGCCTAATGGCTACCCGCCGATGCCCAGTGCGGAGGCGCGATCCCGGCAGCAGGCCAAACCGGTATCAGCCAACCCGCGTCCAGATCAGAGTCTTCCCCAATGTGCGGAGGAGCACATAGGCGCGCAAGCGCAGCGTATTGTCGTCCCGCATCGACATCTCCGCCTGGTAGTCCACGCCATCGTCCGGGTTGTAGATTCTGCCATCGGTCCATGTGTTCTGACCGGCGCGACGAAGGCCCCGAAGGACGGTAAGTCCCAAGAGGGGCCGTGAACGTAGCGCTGGATTTCTGTTCTTCAAATCAACTAACGGCACGCCTTGAGCGTCGTTCGGCCATTTGAACCAAACGATCCTCCCGCACAGTACGTTGCCACACGGATAAATCTCGACCTGGATGCGCCTGTTGGCGTGAAGCCAGGTGCCAACAGGCGTCTGGCTTTCTGCGCCGGCCGCCGTCGTGCAGAGCAACGCGATAAGCACGGCATAAGCAAATGAAATCATACGCATAGGTCGCGCGCAGAGTGTTGCGCCGACAGACCGGAGGTCGACGACGGCGCTTACCTGGAGCCCCGCCAGTAACCAAGGTAGTATAGAGAACACTCTGAAAAAATAGAACCCATCCGATGCGGCGCCCTCACGCGTCAAGATCAAGTCGGCGGCCGCAGGGCGCATCGAGACACTGACGAGGTCAAAGGCACCGCAATTGCCGCGTTGGCGCCCATCCCCCAATTGGATTTGCCGGGGGTTTGTCATTGGCGGACGCCCGACGCCATTGCCGGCCTGGCCGGAACTCGGCACCGCCGCGCGCCAGAGACAGCACAAGATTGCCCAAACGAAATCAAATGGAATAGCTTCTACTTTTCCGCATGCTCCTTAGTTGGCGGATTCTCATGCGGGAGGCCGACCACGACGTTTTCTTCAGTACGGGCAATATAGTCCCGCGTCATCGGCAGGACATCGATCCGGCGGGTAAGTTGCATCTGGAAGACCACCATCGTGCGTCGTCGGAAGCCGATTTCGCAGAGCACCAGATAAAATTCCCACATGCGCACGAAACGCTCGTCATAGAGCGCCGCGGCATCATCGGCCCGCGCCATGAAGCGCTCGCGCCAGTGGCGCAGCGTCTCGGCGTAGTGCAGGCGCAGGATTTCCACGTCCGTGACGAGAAGTCCGGTCGGCTCGACCGCCGAGACCATCTCCGACAGCGAGGGAAGGTCGGCGCCGGGGAAGATGTACTTGCGCATGAAGGGATTGATCGGCGCCGGCGCGTCGGAATAGCCGATCGTGTGGATCAGCCCGACGCCGTCGTCGGCCAGCAGATCGCGAACGCGGGTGAAGAACTCGGCGTAATTCTTCTTGCCGACATGCTCGAACATCCCCACCGACACGATCCGGTCGAACCGGCC
This Microbaculum marinisediminis DNA region includes the following protein-coding sequences:
- the nhaA gene encoding Na+/H+ antiporter NhaA, coding for MAVDNPDLPHELADRFTVPFARFLKVEAATGLLLLLAATAAMALANSPWSGPFLAFWETPIGLHFGPWDFSRSLQHWINDGLMTFFFFVIALELKRELVLGELRHPRLAALPLAGAVGGMLVPVFLYLAFMSGKPGAHGWGTVMATDTAFVIGCLALFGNRIPASLRLFLLSLAIFDDVGAILVVALGYGASLNWAGLGLAIAGLAVVAVSARVGIRSIPVYFLLGGMIWLFIDASGIHATVAGVVLGLMTPARAWVSDARLRGILERVLAYPVGEHWSGDTADRRDLRTAGVAVTESLSPVERLELMLHPWAGFVIMPIFALANAGVSISVDDIGQPVSVAIVVGLVLGKPIGVMAFSWLAARTGLATKAPDLSWRFMTAGAFLTGIGFTMAVFIAGLAYSPAMIDAAKIGILFGSVISAALGLSMLVWLTSRRPAT
- a CDS encoding cold-shock protein — translated: MKTGSVKFYNTSRGYGFIQPEDGSPDVFIHATALEDAGLRGLAEGQKLSFDVKTDPRSGKTAASNVQMVA
- a CDS encoding transglutaminase-like domain-containing protein, with translation MLIRYGYEISITCAGPTPLVCLLGVHPERAVDVRSAEQMVTQPEVATTTYWDLYGNLCRRLVAPPGDFSLSGDGTIEDHGNPDPICWDAAEIPVADLPDDCLIYLMGSRYCETDRLSQIAWDIFEHVSPGWGRVQAICDFVNQHISFDYMSARATRTAFEAYQEGIGVCRDYAHLAIAFCRCMNIPARYVNGYLGDIGVPVLDPMDFSAWIEVYLGGRWMTFDPRNNVPRIGRIVVARGRDAVDTPLINSFGQHVLNSFRVWTYDVDNVPPSFASC
- a CDS encoding DUF2147 domain-containing protein, translated to MRMISFAYAVLIALLCTTAAGAESQTPVGTWLHANRRIQVEIYPCGNVLCGRIVWFKWPNDAQGVPLVDLKNRNPALRSRPLLGLTVLRGLRRAGQNTWTDGRIYNPDDGVDYQAEMSMRDDNTLRLRAYVLLRTLGKTLIWTRVG